The following coding sequences lie in one Paraburkholderia largidicola genomic window:
- a CDS encoding efflux RND transporter permease subunit yields the protein MWIVKLALRRPYTFIVLAVLLFIIGPLAILRTPTDIFPNINIPVVSIVWSYNGFSAEDMAHRITSNYERALTTDVDDIEHIESQSLNGVSVVKVFFHPGADINRAIAEAASNSASILRVLPPGTLPPNIISYNASTVPVLQLGLSSNTLPEQTLYDLGNSFIRTQLATIQGAAVPLPYGGKIRQIMVELDPKALQAKGLAPIDVVNAVNAQSLILPGGTAKIGAREYNVEMNGSTSTVAALNDLPIKTVNGSVVYVRDVAHVIDGYAPQTNIVRSDGKRAALLQIEKTGSASTLTIIQQVKAMLPKIAAGLPSALKITPLSDQSVFVKSAISGVVREALIAACLTAAMILLFLGSWRATLIIAVSIPLAVLTSLIALSALGQTINIMTLGGLALAVGILVDDATVAIENITHHLENGEPLHDAILNGSGEIAVPTFVSTLSICIVFVPMFLLSGVARYLFVPLAEAVVFAMCASYFFSRTLIPTLAMYLMRAPSKNGHAAKGPFAIFARFQARFERRFEALRHGYHNVLQRGIANRRRFIPVYLALCFGSLALIPFAGRDFFPAVDTGEIRLHLRAPTGTRIEQTARITDEVEAKIRSVIPKSEQAAVLDNIGVPVSGINLTYDSSDPVGPEDADIMVTLKPDHKPTAQYIAQLRNVLAQSFPGVTFAFLPADIVSQILNFGLPAPIDVQIVGNKLDQNRVVADKLLAQMRGVRGLVDARIQQPGDEPTIDVNVDRTKAMQAGLTQKDVAQNMLIALSGSSQTTPNFWLDPKNGVSYPLLAEVPQYDIHSLQTLANIPLTTNQVSANPQNQLGTLGTMSRTMQQAVVSHYNVQPVLDIFASTQGRDLGGVATDVTKLVDAARAQLPPGSSIVIRGQVQSMNESFAGLGAGLVFAIALVYLLMVVNFQSWLDPLIIVSGLPGSLAGIAWMLFATHTTLSVPALTGTILCIGIATANSILVINTARESLANGMAPLAAALDAGFNRFRPVLMTALAMLIGMLPMALGLGDGGEQNAPLGRAVIGGLAIGTVSTLLFVPVVFGMVHAWLAKRRAARAANSADSADVTTHAQ from the coding sequence AAGGTCTTCTTCCATCCGGGCGCCGACATCAACCGTGCGATCGCCGAGGCCGCATCGAACTCCGCGTCGATCCTGCGCGTGCTGCCACCAGGCACGCTGCCGCCGAACATCATCTCGTACAACGCATCGACGGTGCCGGTGCTGCAACTGGGTCTGTCGAGCAACACGCTGCCGGAACAGACGCTCTACGACCTGGGCAACAGCTTCATCCGCACGCAGCTCGCCACGATTCAAGGCGCGGCCGTGCCGCTGCCTTACGGCGGGAAGATCCGCCAGATCATGGTCGAGCTCGATCCGAAAGCGCTGCAAGCCAAGGGCCTCGCGCCCATCGACGTGGTCAACGCCGTCAACGCGCAGAGCCTGATTCTGCCAGGCGGCACGGCGAAGATCGGCGCGCGCGAATACAACGTCGAGATGAACGGCAGCACGAGCACGGTCGCCGCGCTCAACGATCTGCCCATCAAGACGGTCAACGGCAGCGTGGTCTATGTGCGCGACGTCGCGCATGTGATCGACGGCTATGCGCCGCAGACGAACATCGTGCGCAGCGACGGCAAGCGCGCGGCGCTCCTGCAAATCGAAAAGACGGGCAGCGCATCGACGCTCACCATCATCCAGCAGGTCAAGGCGATGCTGCCGAAGATCGCCGCCGGTCTGCCGAGCGCGCTGAAGATCACGCCGCTTTCCGATCAGTCGGTGTTCGTGAAGTCCGCGATTTCGGGCGTCGTGCGCGAAGCGCTGATCGCCGCGTGCCTGACGGCCGCGATGATCCTGCTGTTTCTCGGCAGCTGGCGCGCCACACTGATTATCGCGGTGTCGATTCCGCTTGCCGTGCTGACCTCGCTGATCGCGCTGTCTGCCCTTGGGCAGACCATCAACATCATGACGCTGGGCGGCCTTGCGCTCGCGGTCGGCATTCTTGTCGACGACGCGACCGTGGCAATTGAAAACATCACGCATCACCTCGAAAACGGCGAGCCGCTGCACGACGCTATCCTGAACGGTTCGGGCGAAATCGCCGTGCCGACCTTCGTCTCGACGCTGTCGATCTGCATCGTGTTCGTGCCGATGTTTCTTCTTTCGGGCGTCGCGCGCTATCTGTTCGTGCCGCTGGCGGAAGCCGTCGTGTTCGCGATGTGCGCGTCGTACTTCTTCTCGCGCACACTGATTCCGACGCTCGCGATGTATCTGATGCGCGCGCCTTCGAAGAACGGTCACGCAGCAAAAGGCCCGTTCGCGATCTTCGCGCGCTTTCAGGCCCGTTTCGAGCGCCGCTTCGAAGCGCTGCGCCACGGCTACCACAACGTGCTGCAACGGGGGATTGCGAATCGCCGCCGTTTCATCCCCGTGTATCTTGCGCTGTGCTTCGGGTCGCTTGCGCTGATTCCGTTCGCGGGGCGCGACTTCTTCCCCGCCGTCGATACGGGCGAAATCCGCCTGCATCTGCGCGCGCCGACGGGAACGCGCATCGAGCAGACAGCGCGCATCACCGATGAAGTCGAAGCGAAGATTCGCAGTGTGATTCCGAAGTCCGAACAGGCAGCCGTGCTCGACAACATCGGCGTGCCCGTGAGCGGCATCAACCTGACCTACGATTCGTCGGACCCGGTCGGCCCGGAAGACGCCGACATCATGGTGACGCTGAAACCCGATCACAAGCCGACGGCGCAATACATCGCGCAGTTGCGCAACGTGCTCGCTCAATCGTTTCCCGGCGTCACCTTCGCGTTCCTGCCCGCCGACATCGTCAGCCAGATTCTGAACTTCGGCCTGCCCGCGCCTATCGACGTGCAGATCGTCGGCAACAAGCTCGATCAGAACCGCGTCGTCGCGGACAAGCTGCTGGCGCAAATGCGCGGCGTGCGCGGTCTGGTCGATGCGCGTATCCAGCAGCCCGGCGACGAACCGACCATCGACGTCAATGTCGATCGCACCAAGGCGATGCAGGCGGGCCTGACGCAGAAGGATGTTGCGCAGAACATGCTGATCGCGCTGTCGGGCAGTTCGCAGACCACGCCGAATTTCTGGCTCGATCCGAAGAACGGCGTCAGCTATCCGTTGCTGGCGGAAGTGCCGCAGTACGACATTCACTCGCTGCAAACGCTCGCCAACATTCCGTTGACGACGAACCAGGTGAGCGCCAATCCCCAGAACCAGCTCGGCACGCTCGGCACGATGTCGCGCACCATGCAACAGGCGGTCGTGTCGCACTACAACGTGCAGCCCGTGCTCGACATTTTCGCGTCGACCCAGGGACGCGATCTGGGCGGCGTCGCAACCGACGTGACGAAGCTCGTCGATGCCGCACGTGCGCAGTTGCCGCCCGGCTCGTCGATCGTGATTCGCGGCCAGGTGCAGTCGATGAACGAGTCGTTCGCGGGTCTCGGCGCGGGTCTCGTGTTTGCGATCGCGCTCGTCTATCTGTTGATGGTCGTCAACTTCCAGTCGTGGCTCGATCCGCTCATCATCGTCAGCGGCTTGCCGGGTTCGCTGGCGGGCATCGCGTGGATGCTGTTCGCCACGCATACGACGCTTAGCGTCCCCGCGCTGACGGGCACGATTCTGTGCATCGGCATTGCGACGGCCAACAGCATTCTCGTCATCAACACGGCGCGCGAGTCGCTCGCCAACGGCATGGCGCCGCTGGCCGCCGCGCTCGATGCAGGCTTCAACCGCTTCCGCCCGGTGTTGATGACCGCCCTCGCGATGCTGATCGGCATGCTGCCGATGGCGCTCGGACTCGGCGACGGCGGCGAACAGAACGCGCCGCTCGGCCGCGCGGTGATCGGCGGTCTCGCCATCGGCACGGTGTCGACGCTGTTGTTCGTGCCCGTCGTGTTCGGCATGGTGCACGCGTGGCTCGCGAAACGCCGCGCTGCACGTGCCGCTAATTCTGCCGATTCCGCCGACGTGACCACACACGCTCAGTAA
- a CDS encoding efflux RND transporter periplasmic adaptor subunit, protein MTTPNLPTGHEPSARTDLALSNNAPLPSKKRFVLPVALAAVAAALLAIGIVPRLHASTALTQQVDAQRYLSVDALTPTRAPASQELLLPGNVMPYADASIYARTSGYIQHWYTDIGAKVHAGQTLADIQTPELDAQLRQARADEANAKANYSFANSTAQRWQTMLQTQSVSQQDANAKTSDSAAKLAAWQAAQANVARLTELVSYEKVTAPFNGVITARKVDVGALVTAGGSPGIAANGGELFHIEQTDRLRVYVDVPQNDAQSIAPGTKVYLTTQQYPGRQFDATVARSADSIDPVSRTLRVEVDVDNRDGALLPGAYAQVHLALVTAHPALEVPVSALLFRPDGVTVAVIGKDDKVQLRTVTIGRDFGTYVEVATGLDATDRVINNPGDAISDGETVRIAPAKAAQTATSAKHG, encoded by the coding sequence ATGACCACGCCCAATCTGCCGACCGGTCACGAACCGTCGGCCCGCACCGACCTCGCGCTGTCCAACAACGCGCCTTTGCCCAGCAAGAAGCGCTTCGTGCTGCCTGTCGCGCTCGCAGCCGTCGCTGCCGCGCTGCTCGCGATCGGCATCGTGCCGAGGCTGCACGCCAGCACGGCCCTCACGCAGCAGGTCGACGCGCAGCGCTATCTGAGCGTCGACGCGTTGACGCCGACGCGCGCGCCCGCATCGCAGGAACTGCTGTTGCCGGGCAACGTGATGCCGTACGCCGATGCGTCGATCTACGCTCGCACGAGCGGCTACATCCAGCACTGGTACACGGATATCGGCGCGAAGGTCCATGCGGGCCAGACACTCGCCGATATCCAGACGCCCGAACTCGACGCGCAACTGCGTCAGGCGCGCGCCGACGAAGCGAACGCGAAGGCCAATTACAGCTTCGCGAACAGCACGGCGCAGCGGTGGCAAACGATGCTGCAAACACAGTCGGTTTCGCAACAGGACGCGAACGCAAAGACCAGCGACAGCGCGGCGAAGCTCGCGGCATGGCAAGCGGCGCAGGCGAACGTAGCGCGGCTCACCGAGCTGGTGTCGTACGAGAAAGTGACGGCGCCGTTCAATGGCGTCATCACCGCGCGCAAAGTCGATGTCGGCGCGCTGGTGACGGCGGGCGGCTCGCCGGGCATCGCGGCCAACGGCGGCGAGCTGTTTCATATCGAACAGACCGACCGCCTGCGCGTCTATGTCGACGTGCCGCAAAACGACGCGCAGAGCATCGCGCCCGGCACGAAGGTCTATCTGACGACGCAGCAATATCCGGGGCGCCAGTTCGACGCGACCGTCGCGCGCAGCGCCGATTCGATCGACCCCGTCAGCCGCACGCTGCGCGTTGAAGTCGACGTCGACAATCGCGACGGCGCGTTGTTGCCGGGCGCGTACGCGCAGGTTCATCTTGCGCTCGTCACCGCGCATCCCGCGCTCGAAGTGCCCGTCAGCGCGCTGCTGTTCCGGCCGGATGGCGTGACCGTCGCGGTGATCGGCAAGGACGACAAGGTGCAGCTGAGGACGGTGACCATCGGCCGCGATTTCGGCACGTATGTCGAAGTTGCGACGGGGCTCGATGCGACCGACCGCGTCATCAACAATCCCGGCGATGCGATCAGCGACGGCGAAACGGTGCGCATCGCGCCCGCAAAGGCTGCGCAGACGGCAACGTCGGCGAAGCACGGTTAA
- a CDS encoding efflux transporter outer membrane subunit, which yields MFNASASLVRKSVVIAVASALTACSTLPNYSQPQTAVPDHFASVPQPSAGWTVATPADAQSRGPWWTLYGDDELNHLEAQVDVSNQTVRKAVAQLEAARAMVDYQRAGYSPTVTAGTSAQRFRTSQNVVHRGLAGHTVPDFSVGVAASWEPDLFGRVKDATVNARDNAQASEADLQSVRLAVAADLATDYFDLRSLDRQKKLLDDSVTAYSAALRILQQQLNDGAIDASAVAQAQTQLESTRTQDSDIDVQRAQLEHAIATLIGQPASSFSLPPKVETIALPQIPAGVPSQLLERRPDIAAAERRVAAANAQIGQARAAFYPNLTLSATAGLESTFFAPWLTASSLFWSLGSQIAGTLFDGGRRSAALKGANAQYDGTVADYRQTVLVAFQQVEDQLSSLDTLANEADSQQRATKAADLSLKLTSNRFQAGAVNYLDVVTAQTIALSNERTAEQIDARRIDASVQLLKALGGGWDRASLTDAHATD from the coding sequence ATGTTCAATGCAAGTGCGTCGCTGGTTCGCAAGTCGGTCGTTATCGCCGTCGCAAGCGCGCTGACCGCGTGTTCGACGCTGCCGAATTATTCGCAGCCGCAAACGGCTGTGCCCGATCATTTCGCAAGCGTGCCGCAACCCTCGGCGGGCTGGACGGTCGCCACGCCCGCCGACGCGCAGTCGCGCGGCCCATGGTGGACGCTCTACGGCGACGACGAGCTGAACCATCTCGAAGCACAGGTCGACGTGTCGAACCAGACCGTGCGCAAGGCCGTCGCGCAACTGGAAGCGGCGCGCGCGATGGTCGATTATCAGCGCGCCGGTTACTCGCCCACTGTGACGGCGGGAACGTCGGCGCAGCGTTTTCGAACCTCGCAGAACGTCGTGCACCGCGGCCTGGCGGGCCATACCGTGCCCGATTTTTCGGTGGGCGTTGCGGCGAGCTGGGAGCCCGATCTGTTCGGTCGTGTCAAGGATGCGACGGTCAACGCGCGCGATAACGCGCAGGCCAGCGAAGCGGATCTGCAATCGGTGCGCCTTGCCGTCGCCGCCGATCTCGCCACCGACTATTTCGATCTGCGCTCGCTCGACCGGCAAAAGAAGCTGCTCGACGATTCCGTCACCGCGTACTCGGCCGCGCTGCGTATCCTGCAACAGCAGTTGAACGACGGCGCAATCGATGCGTCGGCCGTCGCGCAGGCGCAAACGCAACTGGAAAGCACGCGCACGCAGGACAGCGATATCGACGTGCAGCGCGCGCAGCTCGAGCATGCCATCGCGACGCTGATCGGCCAGCCCGCTTCGTCGTTTTCGTTGCCGCCGAAGGTCGAAACCATCGCGCTGCCGCAGATTCCGGCGGGCGTGCCGTCACAATTGCTGGAGCGCCGTCCCGACATCGCCGCCGCCGAACGGCGCGTGGCCGCGGCGAATGCGCAGATCGGCCAGGCGCGCGCGGCGTTCTATCCGAATCTCACCCTGTCGGCGACAGCGGGGCTCGAAAGCACGTTCTTTGCGCCGTGGCTCACTGCGTCGAGTCTGTTCTGGTCGCTTGGCTCGCAGATCGCGGGCACGCTGTTCGACGGCGGACGCCGCAGCGCGGCGCTGAAGGGCGCGAACGCGCAGTATGACGGTACGGTCGCGGATTATCGGCAGACGGTGCTGGTCGCGTTCCAGCAGGTCGAAGATCAACTGTCGTCGCTCGATACGCTCGCGAACGAGGCCGACAGCCAGCAACGCGCGACGAAAGCCGCGGACCTCTCGCTGAAACTGACGTCCAACCGCTTTCAGGCAGGCGCAGTCAATTACCTCGATGTCGTCACCGCGCAGACCATCGCGCTATCCAATGAACGTACGGCCGAGCAGATCGACGCACGACGTATCGACGCGAGCGTGCAACTGCTGAAGGCGCTCGGCGGCGGCTGGGATCGCGCGTCGCTGACGGATGCGCACGCAACGGATTGA
- a CDS encoding extracellular solute-binding protein, protein MRKLLLSGIVLTGLLFTGAASADEGKVEVLYAGSLVNLMERSVGPAFEKETGLHFQGYAAGSNLIANQIKGKLRRGDVFISASPTVNPGLMGAANGDHVSWYVTFAESPLMIGYNPQSRFAADFKKKRWDAVLQEPGIRIGRTDPKLDPKGAFTVQMMTKAADLYKQPDLVEKTLGDPENPAQVLPEETLVGRLQSGQLDAGFFYSTETSDLKIPALRPAPELQAKASYTLTILNDAPNQAGAARFVDFLLSASGRALLKQHGVDIVKPVVTGNAQAVPSSVQAVLDAAQ, encoded by the coding sequence ATGCGCAAGCTGTTGTTGTCGGGAATCGTTTTGACGGGTCTGCTTTTCACAGGCGCCGCTTCCGCCGATGAAGGCAAGGTCGAGGTGCTGTACGCGGGTTCGCTGGTGAATCTGATGGAACGCAGCGTCGGCCCAGCTTTCGAAAAGGAAACAGGTCTGCATTTTCAGGGCTATGCGGCGGGCTCGAACCTGATCGCCAATCAGATCAAGGGCAAGCTGCGGCGCGGTGATGTGTTCATCAGCGCGAGCCCGACGGTCAACCCGGGGTTGATGGGTGCCGCGAATGGCGATCATGTGTCGTGGTACGTGACGTTCGCCGAGTCGCCGCTGATGATCGGCTACAACCCGCAAAGCCGCTTCGCCGCCGACTTCAAGAAGAAGCGCTGGGATGCCGTGCTGCAGGAGCCGGGCATTCGCATCGGGCGCACCGATCCGAAGCTCGATCCGAAGGGCGCCTTCACGGTCCAGATGATGACCAAAGCGGCTGATCTGTATAAACAGCCGGACCTCGTCGAAAAGACGCTCGGCGACCCGGAGAACCCGGCGCAAGTGTTGCCCGAAGAGACGCTGGTCGGGCGGCTGCAATCGGGTCAGCTCGATGCAGGCTTCTTCTATTCGACGGAAACGTCCGATCTGAAGATTCCCGCGCTGCGCCCTGCGCCCGAACTTCAGGCGAAAGCCAGCTACACGCTGACCATCCTCAACGACGCGCCCAATCAGGCCGGCGCGGCGCGCTTCGTCGACTTTCTGCTGAGCGCGTCGGGCCGCGCGTTGCTGAAGCAGCATGGCGTCGATATCGTCAAGCCGGTCGTGACGGGTAACGCGCAGGCTGTGCCCTCGTCCGTGCAAGCCGTGCTCGACGCCGCGCAATGA
- a CDS encoding ATP-binding cassette domain-containing protein yields MTRKTARPLLWLACLLAVYLCAPFIASIPQVGHADWTGVDWRGTWSAVAVSAGSASVAALVILIGAVPLGYWLSRSTSRGMALLGFIVQLPLALPPLTSGILLLFLLGPYSWLGRLTNGALTDSFAGIVLAETFVAAPFLIVAARSAFAAIDPVYEDVAATLGHRAASRFFRVMLPIAWPSIRAGLVLAWLRAFGEFGATVMVAYHPYSLPVYTYVVFGGQGLPAMMPLLLPTLVIAVLCAALSVAWRDGRSSLFDMAENGDAADQQTQSEARPTLPNPRLAFALRRHLGAFDLDIEWTPSTRRLAIIGPSGSGKSLALKLIAGLERNEAGFVHFGETQLDALPPEQRHIGYVPQDYGLFPHMTLARQLSFPVDADAASARYWVEHLGLSALMGRLPRQLSFGQRQRVALARALSRHSQLLLFDEPFSALDTPRRRRLQQALRALQREISAVTVLVTHDPDEAALLADEVLVIERGRVLQAGAVDHVFRQPASLQVAALLGLHNVGEGAIRAPGSIETASGLAIDTADRAIPVGQQVMWRVAPSSIAIVADGAHAGTIDSVELRHGDLFAVAEIGGMRFDIACDGEPAHLLQRGPARFAIDPRGVSVWTSGARVMPQENVLSAAAHQ; encoded by the coding sequence ATGACACGCAAGACTGCCCGGCCGCTGCTGTGGCTTGCCTGCCTGCTCGCCGTCTATCTGTGTGCGCCGTTCATCGCGAGCATTCCACAGGTCGGCCACGCGGACTGGACGGGCGTCGACTGGCGCGGCACGTGGTCGGCCGTCGCGGTGTCGGCGGGCAGCGCGAGCGTCGCGGCGCTCGTGATCCTGATAGGCGCCGTGCCGCTCGGCTACTGGCTGTCGCGCTCGACATCACGCGGCATGGCGCTGCTCGGCTTTATCGTGCAGTTGCCGCTGGCGCTGCCGCCGCTGACGAGCGGCATTCTGCTGCTGTTTCTGCTCGGACCGTATAGCTGGCTCGGTCGACTGACGAACGGCGCGCTCACCGATTCGTTCGCGGGCATCGTGCTCGCCGAAACGTTCGTGGCCGCGCCGTTCCTGATCGTCGCGGCGCGCTCGGCGTTCGCCGCGATCGATCCCGTCTACGAAGACGTCGCGGCCACGCTCGGACATCGCGCGGCAAGCCGCTTTTTCCGCGTGATGCTGCCCATCGCCTGGCCGTCGATCCGCGCCGGTCTGGTGCTCGCGTGGCTGCGCGCATTCGGCGAGTTCGGCGCGACAGTGATGGTTGCCTATCATCCGTATTCGCTGCCCGTGTACACGTACGTCGTGTTTGGCGGCCAGGGCTTGCCCGCGATGATGCCGCTGTTGCTGCCGACGCTCGTCATCGCCGTGTTGTGCGCGGCGCTTTCGGTGGCGTGGCGTGACGGCCGTTCGAGCCTGTTCGACATGGCAGAAAACGGCGATGCCGCGGACCAGCAGACGCAGAGCGAAGCGCGCCCTACCCTGCCGAATCCGCGTCTTGCGTTCGCGCTCAGGCGTCATCTCGGCGCATTCGATCTCGACATCGAATGGACGCCTTCGACGCGGCGGCTCGCGATCATCGGCCCGTCGGGCTCCGGTAAATCGCTGGCATTGAAGCTGATTGCCGGGCTCGAACGCAATGAAGCGGGCTTCGTGCACTTCGGCGAAACGCAACTGGACGCGCTGCCGCCCGAGCAGCGTCACATCGGCTACGTGCCGCAAGATTACGGGCTGTTTCCGCACATGACGCTGGCGCGGCAGTTGTCGTTTCCCGTCGACGCGGATGCCGCGAGCGCGCGCTACTGGGTCGAGCATCTCGGGCTGTCGGCGTTGATGGGGCGCTTGCCGCGTCAGCTGTCGTTCGGTCAGCGGCAGCGCGTCGCGCTGGCGCGCGCACTTTCGCGGCACAGCCAGCTCCTGTTGTTCGATGAGCCGTTTTCCGCACTCGATACGCCGCGCCGTCGCCGGTTGCAACAGGCGCTGCGCGCCTTGCAGCGCGAAATTTCGGCCGTCACCGTGCTCGTTACGCACGATCCCGACGAAGCCGCGCTGCTCGCGGATGAAGTGCTCGTCATCGAACGCGGGCGCGTGCTGCAGGCAGGCGCCGTCGATCACGTGTTCCGTCAGCCCGCGTCGTTGCAGGTCGCGGCGCTGCTTGGGTTGCATAACGTCGGGGAAGGCGCGATACGCGCGCCCGGCTCGATCGAAACCGCGTCGGGACTTGCAATCGACACGGCTGACCGCGCCATTCCCGTCGGTCAGCAGGTGATGTGGCGTGTCGCGCCGTCTTCGATTGCGATCGTCGCGGACGGCGCGCACGCCGGGACCATCGATTCCGTCGAGCTAAGGCACGGCGATCTGTTCGCGGTCGCGGAGATCGGCGGCATGCGTTTCGATATCGCTTGCGATGGCGAACCGGCGCATCTGCTGCAACGCGGTCCCGCGCGCTTTGCAATCGATCCGCGCGGCGTCAGCGTCTGGACGAGCGGTGCGCGCGTCATGCCGCAAGAAAACGTGTTGTCGGCTGCTGCTCATCAGTAG
- a CDS encoding zinc-binding alcohol dehydrogenase family protein has translation MATMTAAVIRAPGGPEVLRLEERMVPVPKAGQVLIRVKAFGLNRSELFTRRGLSPDVSFPRVLGIEAVGVVEEAPGGEFQRDDVVATAMGGMGRQFDGGYAEYTCVPASQIQKFDAVLPWEKLGALPEMLQTAWGSLSRALGLQHGDRLLIRGGTTSVGLAAAALAKHAGAYVISTTRNTSKGAFLLQNGVDEVVIDSGSIAEEVKALAGGGVDKVLDLVGTTTLKDSLRCARPNGLVCMTGIVGNAWTFDDFDPLEAIPSTVKLTVYDGGAQEFVTTPFARLIRMIERGQLRINVGKVFRLDEIVEAHRCMERNEANGKIVVLT, from the coding sequence ATGGCGACGATGACGGCTGCAGTCATCCGTGCACCAGGCGGACCGGAGGTGTTAAGGCTCGAAGAACGCATGGTGCCCGTGCCCAAAGCCGGCCAGGTTCTGATTCGCGTCAAGGCGTTCGGTCTGAACCGTTCCGAACTCTTTACGCGCCGCGGGTTGTCACCGGACGTGAGCTTTCCACGCGTCCTGGGGATAGAAGCCGTCGGTGTCGTCGAAGAAGCGCCCGGCGGCGAATTCCAGAGAGACGATGTCGTCGCGACGGCGATGGGCGGCATGGGGCGTCAGTTCGATGGCGGCTACGCGGAGTACACCTGCGTGCCGGCTAGCCAGATCCAGAAATTCGACGCGGTCCTGCCGTGGGAAAAGCTCGGCGCGTTGCCCGAGATGCTGCAAACAGCGTGGGGATCGCTATCGCGGGCACTTGGACTGCAACACGGAGACCGTTTGCTGATCCGTGGCGGGACGACTTCCGTCGGCCTGGCAGCCGCAGCGCTAGCGAAGCATGCGGGCGCATACGTGATCTCGACCACCCGCAACACATCCAAAGGCGCATTTCTGCTGCAAAACGGCGTCGACGAAGTCGTGATCGATTCCGGCAGCATCGCCGAGGAAGTCAAAGCACTGGCGGGCGGTGGCGTCGACAAGGTGCTCGACCTGGTCGGGACGACGACCTTGAAAGACTCGCTGCGTTGCGCGCGACCGAATGGACTGGTCTGCATGACGGGCATCGTCGGCAACGCGTGGACGTTCGACGACTTCGATCCGCTGGAGGCCATTCCGAGCACGGTGAAGCTGACCGTCTACGACGGCGGTGCACAGGAATTCGTCACGACACCGTTTGCACGCCTGATTCGCATGATCGAGCGAGGCCAGTTGCGCATCAATGTCGGCAAGGTGTTTCGGCTGGACGAGATTGTCGAGGCGCATCGCTGCATGGAACGAAACGAAGCGAACGGCAAGATCGTCGTGCTGACCTGA
- a CDS encoding YybH family protein, protein MNNRNCFVACGRRVVLGVLTAGCLAIPLSALSEDLPFSTDPQVLARQREVYDVVDRYQNGLNTKDTDAIVNLFADNSVAEWNDKTTYATRQQKIDGYNALFRKVNFSTQFAYDAIDVDGDIGIVRTHHHVGATYIEKGKKVADHNRELFVLRRQDGQWKIILYMFNTDPKQGEG, encoded by the coding sequence ATGAATAACCGTAATTGCTTCGTCGCGTGTGGTAGACGCGTCGTGCTGGGCGTGCTGACGGCAGGGTGCCTTGCCATACCGTTATCGGCGCTGTCGGAAGACCTGCCTTTCTCGACTGATCCGCAGGTGCTCGCGCGGCAAAGAGAAGTCTATGACGTGGTCGATCGCTATCAGAACGGCTTGAACACGAAGGATACCGACGCGATCGTGAATCTGTTCGCGGACAACAGTGTCGCCGAGTGGAACGACAAGACGACGTATGCGACCCGACAGCAAAAGATCGACGGCTATAACGCGCTATTCCGGAAAGTGAACTTTTCCACGCAGTTTGCCTACGACGCGATCGACGTAGATGGCGACATCGGCATCGTGCGCACGCATCATCACGTCGGCGCGACCTACATCGAGAAAGGCAAGAAAGTCGCCGATCACAATCGCGAGCTGTTCGTGCTGCGTCGACAGGATGGCCAATGGAAAATCATTCTTTATATGTTCAACACGGACCCGAAGCAGGGCGAGGGCTGA